The following DNA comes from Phytohabitans rumicis.
CTCACCCCCACACGTTCACTGTGGGGGTCTTCGGCATGCAAGGCGACGCTCGGGTCATCGAGTTTCTCAACGAACAGCTCACCGCGGAGCTAACCGCGATCAACCAGTACTTCCTGCACGCCAAGATGCAGGAGAACTGGGGCTACACGAAGCTGGCGAAGTACACCAAGCACGAGTCGATCGACGAGATGCGGCACGCCGAGGTGCTGACCGACCGCATCCTCTTCCTCGAGGGCCTGCCGAACTACCAGAAGCTCCTAGCGCTTCGGATCGGCGAGACCGTCAAGGAGCAGTTCGAGTGCGACATGAAGATCGAGCTGGAGGCAGTTGAGCGCCTGCGCCGCGGCATCGAGTACATGCGCTCGATCGGCGACGTGACCTCGGCCAACATCTTCGAGTCCATCCTCGAGGACGAGGAGCACCACGTCGACTACCTGGAGACGCAGCTCGGCCTGATCGAAAAGCTGGGCGAGCCCCTCTACCTCCAGAACGTCACGGAGCACCCAGAAGCCTCCTAGCCACTGCAAGGAAGGGCCCCTTGTTATCGCTTTTTGCATAACAAGGGGCCCTTCCTTGCACCCTAGGCGGGGGGCGGCGTGCCCTCCGGCGGGGTCCCGCCGCCGGGCATCTGGAACGAGTCGTCCGCACCCACCGCCGTGTCGGACAGGTCGAGCGCGATCCCGAAGTTCGCCGCGTACCCGGGACCTTGCCGGGTCGGGTTGAGCAGCATCTGGTCGCCGATGTCCGCGTAGTGCATGTCGGTGGAGTTGGTCGTGTCCGGCGTGCCCTTGCTCGCATACGGCTCCGTCGCCAGATACGCGGCGGTGAACGCCTCCGGCAGGTACAGCTGCGAGGTGAACTCGTACGCGTTTCCGTCCGTGCCCGTCGTCTGGATCTTGACGTGGATGTGCACGGTCCGGCCCTGGTACCAGCCCGGCAGGATCGTGGTGAACACGGCCCGCCCGGCCCGGTTGCTGACCTGGTACCCGCGCAGGAACTGCTTGCCGACCGTGTCCTGCTGCTCGATCCCGGAGTAGACGCCGAGCGCGTCGCACTGCCAGATGTCCACGGTGGCACCCGGCAACGGCGTACACCTGCCGTTGGTGATCTGGGTGACGGTGAGGTTGAGCCGCAGCGGGGTGCCGGCGACCACCGAACCGTCGGACGGCTCAATCCGGATATCGGACCGGTTCAGCACCTCGTCCAGGAAGTACGGCCCCTCGGTCATCTCGGGCTTGGCGACGCAGTCGACCACGCCAGCGGTCCTGGCGGTGCCGCCGGTGCCCGCCGAGCCGGCGGACGCGATGCCGGTGCCCGCCGCCGTGGTCGCGGCCACGCCCGCCAGGCCCAGCAGGGCCAGGGCATGCCGCCGGTTGAGTACCCGACCAACTTGCTCATCGTCTGTATGCATCGACAGAAGGTATGAACGACGCCTCCAAGAACCATCAATGCGAGCTGTCCACTCCATGTGACGATTAGGCTGGCCCCGTGACCGGCATCGAGGTGCATGCGGTCGACAAGGACCGGTGGGACGACCTGGTCGACCTGTTCGGGCCCAGCGGCGCGTACTCCGGCTGCTGGTGCATGTGGTTCCGGATCCCGAGCGGCGAGTTCAGCCGCAATGGCAACGCCGGCAACCGCGCCGCCCTCGAATCCCTCGTCGCGGACGGCGAACCGATCGGCCTCCTCGGCTACGCCGACGGGCAGCCGGTCGGCTGGTGCACGGTCGCGCCCCGCCCCGCGTACCCGCGAATCTTGCGCTCGCCCGCGCTCAAGCCCGAGGTGCCCGCGGACGCCGGCGTGTGGTCGGTGCCGTGCTTCTTCACCCGGCGCGGGCAGCGCGGCGGCGGCGTCGCGGCCGCGATGCTGGAGGCGGCCGTCGCCCACGCGCGAGCCCAGGGCGCGTCGGCGCTGGAGGGCTACCCGGTCGACACCGGCCAGGGCCGCGTGCCGCCGCCCGCCGAGCTCTACACCGGCACGGTCGCGCTCTTCGAGCGCGCCGGCTTCACCGAACACCGCCGGCCGCCGACCGGCCGGCGGGTGATCATGCGGCGGCCAATACCCGGGTGAGCACCTCGATCGCCCGATCGATGCCGGCGTCGTCGACGTCCAGGTGCGTGACCAAACGCGCGGTCCGCGGTCCCAATACAGATATGAGTACGCCGTCCGCCTGAGCCGCCTTACCCAGCCTCCCCGCGTCCAACGCCGCTTTGGAAAGGTCCAGCGGCACGATGTTGGTACGCACGGCGCCGGCCACGATCCCGAAGGGTGCCAGCGCTTCGGCGAGCCGGGCGGCGCGGGCGTGGTCGTCGGCGAGCCGCTCGACGTGGTGGGCGACGGCGTACCGGCCGGCGGCGGCGAGGATGCCGGCCTGGCGCATGCCACCGCCGAGCCGCTTGCGGATGACCCGCCCCTCGGCGATCCGCTCCGCGCTGCCGATCACCAGGGAGCCGGCGGGCGCGCCGAGCCCCTTCGACAGGCAGACCGACAGCGTGTCGAAGAGCGCCCCATACTCGGCGAACGGCACGCCGTCGGCCACGTAGGCGTTCCAGATCCGGGCGCCGTCGCAGTGCAGCGCGACCCCGGCGTCGCCGGCGACCCGGCGCAG
Coding sequences within:
- the bfr gene encoding bacterioferritin, producing the protein MQGDARVIEFLNEQLTAELTAINQYFLHAKMQENWGYTKLAKYTKHESIDEMRHAEVLTDRILFLEGLPNYQKLLALRIGETVKEQFECDMKIELEAVERLRRGIEYMRSIGDVTSANIFESILEDEEHHVDYLETQLGLIEKLGEPLYLQNVTEHPEAS
- a CDS encoding dioxygenase family protein — encoded protein: MHTDDEQVGRVLNRRHALALLGLAGVAATTAAGTGIASAGSAGTGGTARTAGVVDCVAKPEMTEGPYFLDEVLNRSDIRIEPSDGSVVAGTPLRLNLTVTQITNGRCTPLPGATVDIWQCDALGVYSGIEQQDTVGKQFLRGYQVSNRAGRAVFTTILPGWYQGRTVHIHVKIQTTGTDGNAYEFTSQLYLPEAFTAAYLATEPYASKGTPDTTNSTDMHYADIGDQMLLNPTRQGPGYAANFGIALDLSDTAVGADDSFQMPGGGTPPEGTPPPA
- a CDS encoding GNAT family N-acetyltransferase, translated to MTGIEVHAVDKDRWDDLVDLFGPSGAYSGCWCMWFRIPSGEFSRNGNAGNRAALESLVADGEPIGLLGYADGQPVGWCTVAPRPAYPRILRSPALKPEVPADAGVWSVPCFFTRRGQRGGGVAAAMLEAAVAHARAQGASALEGYPVDTGQGRVPPPAELYTGTVALFERAGFTEHRRPPTGRRVIMRRPIPG
- a CDS encoding threonine aldolase family protein, giving the protein MAEKPVDLRSDTVTKPTPGMWRAITEAELGDDVYGEDPSVNALEAEVAALFGHEAALFTPTGSMANQIALQLVTPRATELLCDADAHVVTYEIGAAAALGGISTRTWPAVGADLDPDAVAAMIRPEGYHAVPTRAIAVEQTHNRRGGGVIPFATLRQLRRVAGDAGVALHCDGARIWNAYVADGVPFAEYGALFDTLSVCLSKGLGAPAGSLVIGSAERIAEGRVIRKRLGGGMRQAGILAAAGRYAVAHHVERLADDHARAARLAEALAPFGIVAGAVRTNIVPLDLSKAALDAGRLGKAAQADGVLISVLGPRTARLVTHLDVDDAGIDRAIEVLTRVLAAA